The nucleotide sequence TGGTATGCAGACGGCCAAGCTGATAATAAAGATCTTGCTCTTGAAGCTTTAAACAGAAATAAAAAACTAACCCAAATTTTCGCAACAGATAATCTTTTAAACGAATTGAGAGCCGATAAAGTTGGTGATGAATTCGGCATTCAGTTTGCGATACTAGGTAGCGGTTATGAGTACGAGAAGTTAGATGAAATTAAAAAAACAGGTGCAACTTACTTAGTACCCTTAAACTTTCCAGCGGCATACGATGTCGAAGATCCAAACATGGCAGAGTATGTAAGCCTTGCCGATATGAAACGATGGAATCAAGCTCCGGCAAATTTAAAAATGCTAGCCGATGCTAAAGTACCTTTCACCATCACTACTAAAGGCTTGGATCCTTCAAAAGAATTTAAAGAAAACCTTCTTAAAGCCATCGAATATGGACTTTCTAAAGAGGATGCATTAGCTGCACTTACTACGACTCCGGCTAAAGTTATAGGCCAATCCGGGAAATTAGGAGAGATCAAAGAAGGCGCATTAGCCAACTTCATTATTACTTCTGGTGACTTTTTTGAAAAGGATTCCAAAATCTTCGAAAATTGGATTCAGGGAGAAAAGACCGTAGTAAACACCATGAATACTACAGATATTACCGGAAAATATGAATTGGATTTAGACGGAAAAGAATACAAATTAACAGTTAGCGGCTCATCTGAAAAACCAAGCGCAACGATAGAAACTGAAGATTTAAAGCTTAGCTCTAAACTTAGTTTTGAAGACGACTGGATGAATATGCTAATTTCTTCACCAGATACCACAAAAACGGAATTTATAAGACTAACTGCAAAAGTAGATTCTAATGCAGAAAATATTCACGGTAAGGCAATTTTAGCAAATGGCGATACGACGTCGTTTACAGCTACTAAGGAAGCAGCTAACGAAGACGAAAGCGAAAAAAAGAAAAAAGAAAAAGCTACTGAAAACCCAGAAGTGTTACCTGTAAGTTTTCCTAATCAGGCCTATGGTTTTACGGAGATGCCAGAAGCGGAAAATATTCTTTTTAAAAACGCAACAGTTTGGACCAACGAAGAGCAAGGCATCATGGAAAACGCCGATGTTCTTGTAAAAAAAGGTAAAATCGCTAAAGTTGGACAAGGTTTAAAAGCCGGTGGCGCTACCGTCGTTGATGCTACTGGTAAGCATTTAACTTCAGGAATTGTAGATGAACATTCACATATTGCGGCGTCTTCTATTAACGAAGGAGGACATAATTCTTCTGCAGAGGTAAATATGGAAGATGTTATAGATCCTTCAGATATTGCTATTTATCGCGATTTAGCGGGTGGTGTTACTACAGCACAATTGCTACATGGTTCTGCAAATCCTATTGGAGGACGTTCAGCAATTCTACGTTTAAAATGGGGAGTTTCTGCGGAAGATATGATCTTTGAGAATTCTCCAAAATTTATAAAATTCGCTTTAGGAGAAAATGTAAAACAATCAAATTGGGGAAGCGGAAATAGATTTCCGGTAACCAGAATGGGAGTTGAGCAGGTGTACAAAGATTATTTTAGCCGCGCTAAAGAATACATATCAAACAAAGAAAAAAATCCAGATTCTTACCGTAAGGATTTAGAAATGGAAACTCTTGCTGAAATCCTTAGAGATGAGCGTTTTATTTCTTGTCACTCTTATGTTCAAAGCGAAATCAATATGCTGATTAGCGTAGCCGACAGCATGGATTTTAGAATTAACACCTTTACGCATATTCTTGAAGGCTACAAATTAGCTGATAAAATGGCTGAGCGTAATATCGGTGGCTCTACATTCTCAGATTGGTGGGCTTATAAATACGAAGTTGAAGACGCTATTCCTTACAACGCTGCCATTATGCACAGCCAGGGAGTAACCGTTGCGATAAATAGTGATGATGCAGAAATGAGCCGTCGCTTAAATCAGGAAGCCGCAAAAACCATGAAGTATGGCGGAGTTTCTGAAGAAGAAGCCTGGAAATTTGTAACCTTAAATCCTGCAAAATTACTTCATCTGGATGATCGTATTGGGAGCATCAAAGAAGGAAAAGATGCCGATTTAGTGCTTTGGAATAATCATCCACTTTCTGTTTACGCTAAACCTGAAAAAACCATGATTCAGGGTGTCGTTTATTTTGATATCGAACGCGATCAAGAACTGCGTAAAGACATTCAGAAACAAAAAAGTGAATTGATCACCCAAATGCTTCAGGCCAAAAATAACGGAATGAAAACGCAGCCTGTTGTAAAAAAGGAAAAAGTCGAAGCGCATTGTAACACATTGGGAGCAATCCGATAAAAAATTCAGAAGATGAAATTATTCAATATAACATTTATACTAGCATTTATTTCTGTCTTAGGATTAAATGCACAACAAATGCCGGCTGAAAAACAGTCTGAAGCAGTTAGCATCGTTGGTGCTACTGCTCATATTGGGAACGGCGAAGTGATCGAAAAGAGTTTAATTATTTTTGAAGATGGCAAAATCACCAAAGTAAGTGATGCCAGCGCTGCAGCCTCTCAAGCAAAAGGAATGATCATTAATGCTGAAGGTAAACATGTTTACCCGGGTTTTATTGCGCCCAATGCAAGTTTGGGTTTAGTCGAAATCGATGCGGTTAAAGCTACCGACGATGAAGATGAAATTGGAGAAATGCTACCACACATTCGTAGTTTAATAGCTTATAATGCCGAAAGTCAGGTAACCGAAACCATGCGCCCTAATGGCGTTCTTATGGGACAAATTGCGCCAAGAGGAGGATTTATTTCGGGAACTTCATCAATTGTACAATTTGATGCCTGGAATTGGGAAGATGCTGCAATAAAGACAGATGATGGTTTGCATATTAACTGGCCAAACAGCGTTCGTCGTGGTCGCTGGTGGATGGGTGAAGATCCCGGAGTTAAACCAAGCAAAGAATATCAAGACGAAATCAATAAATTAAAAAGCTTTTTTGCTGAAGCTAAAGCATATTTGGCGGGAGACCAAAAAGACAATAACCTACCTTATCTTGCTATGAAAGATGTTTTTAATAAAAATAAGACGGTATATATTCACGTAGATGGCGAGAAAGAAATGTTAGATGTGATTGCTTTTAAAAAAGACGAAAATCTTGATAATCTCGTTTTGGTAGGTGCTTACGATGCTCTAAATATTACTGATCAATTAAAAGAAAACAATATCCCTGTATTAACCGGAAGGCCACACAGCTTACCAAATCAGGATGGTGATGATTATGATTTGCCTTATAAACTGGCAGCCGAACTCACTAAAAAAGGAGTGCTTGTCGGAATTGAAGGTAGCGGTGATATGGAACGCATGAATTCCAGAAATCTACCTTTCTACGCCGGCACTGCAGTAGCTTTTGGTTTGGATAAAGAAGAAGCGCTAAAGCTAATTACCAGTAATACTGCAAAAATATTAGGAATAGACGATTTCGCAGGAACTTTAGAAGAAGGTAAAGACGCG is from Zunongwangia endophytica and encodes:
- a CDS encoding amidohydrolase family protein yields the protein MKLFNITFILAFISVLGLNAQQMPAEKQSEAVSIVGATAHIGNGEVIEKSLIIFEDGKITKVSDASAAASQAKGMIINAEGKHVYPGFIAPNASLGLVEIDAVKATDDEDEIGEMLPHIRSLIAYNAESQVTETMRPNGVLMGQIAPRGGFISGTSSIVQFDAWNWEDAAIKTDDGLHINWPNSVRRGRWWMGEDPGVKPSKEYQDEINKLKSFFAEAKAYLAGDQKDNNLPYLAMKDVFNKNKTVYIHVDGEKEMLDVIAFKKDENLDNLVLVGAYDALNITDQLKENNIPVLTGRPHSLPNQDGDDYDLPYKLAAELTKKGVLVGIEGSGDMERMNSRNLPFYAGTAVAFGLDKEEALKLITSNTAKILGIDDFAGTLEEGKDATLFISEGDALDMRTNKLTDAFIQGRKISLETRQTKLWKRYMQKYERQEASK
- a CDS encoding amidohydrolase family protein; protein product: MKYKFLLCFLFLGFTSLFAQEYFPTNSGVKTTNTNYTVFKNANIHVDPTSTIKNGMFAIQNGKITAVGKSITTPKNSVVFDLKGKDVYASFVDLYSEFGIDKPKRESNGRSGQYEATREGYYWNDHIRPEQNAAESFSYDAKEATKYQNGGFGVVNTHIPDGIIRGNGILVALNPNGTEGDRILEDRSAQYFSFDKSVKSNQSYPSSVMGVMALIRQAYYDAEWYADGQADNKDLALEALNRNKKLTQIFATDNLLNELRADKVGDEFGIQFAILGSGYEYEKLDEIKKTGATYLVPLNFPAAYDVEDPNMAEYVSLADMKRWNQAPANLKMLADAKVPFTITTKGLDPSKEFKENLLKAIEYGLSKEDALAALTTTPAKVIGQSGKLGEIKEGALANFIITSGDFFEKDSKIFENWIQGEKTVVNTMNTTDITGKYELDLDGKEYKLTVSGSSEKPSATIETEDLKLSSKLSFEDDWMNMLISSPDTTKTEFIRLTAKVDSNAENIHGKAILANGDTTSFTATKEAANEDESEKKKKEKATENPEVLPVSFPNQAYGFTEMPEAENILFKNATVWTNEEQGIMENADVLVKKGKIAKVGQGLKAGGATVVDATGKHLTSGIVDEHSHIAASSINEGGHNSSAEVNMEDVIDPSDIAIYRDLAGGVTTAQLLHGSANPIGGRSAILRLKWGVSAEDMIFENSPKFIKFALGENVKQSNWGSGNRFPVTRMGVEQVYKDYFSRAKEYISNKEKNPDSYRKDLEMETLAEILRDERFISCHSYVQSEINMLISVADSMDFRINTFTHILEGYKLADKMAERNIGGSTFSDWWAYKYEVEDAIPYNAAIMHSQGVTVAINSDDAEMSRRLNQEAAKTMKYGGVSEEEAWKFVTLNPAKLLHLDDRIGSIKEGKDADLVLWNNHPLSVYAKPEKTMIQGVVYFDIERDQELRKDIQKQKSELITQMLQAKNNGMKTQPVVKKEKVEAHCNTLGAIR